Part of the Pseudomonas sp. M30-35 genome is shown below.
GGAAACACCGAAAGCCGGTAGTACAAGTCTTCACGGAAGCGCCCCGCCGCGACATCGCCCGCCATGTCACGGTTACTGGTGGCGAGCACGCGAATATCCAACTCAATCGGCTTACGCCCGCCAACGCGCTCAACCTCACGCTCTTGCAGCACACGCAGCAGCTTGGCTTGCAGGGCTAACGGCATTTCAGAAATTTCATCGAGCAGAATCGTGCCGCCGTTGGCCAACTCAAACTTGCCCGGCGCGCTGGTAACGGCCCCGGTGAACGAACCCTTCTCATGACCGAACAAGGTCGCTTCGAGCATGTTGTCGGGAATCGCCGCGCAGTTGATCGCAATAAACGGTTTGCTCGCACGCGGTGATTGCTCATGGATATAACGCGCCAGAACTTCCTTACCGGTTCCCGACTCGCCAGTAATCAATACCGTAGAGCCACTGCGTGCAACTCGCGCTGCAAGGTCAAGCAACTGCACGCTAGCGGGTTCAACCGCGATGGGGCCTTCCTGGTCGCCATCAGCGATAACCCCACGCGCGTGACGATCGACCAAAGCCAACAGGGCTTTCGACTCAAACGGTTTAACCAGGTAATCAGCGGCGCCTTGACGCATCGCATCAACCGCTCGCTCAACGGCACCGAAAGCAGTCATCAACAGCACCGGCATTTGCGGCAGACGCTGACGAATAGCCGCCAGCAATTGATGGCCGTCCATGCCCGGCATATTGACGTCAGTCACCACCAGGCCAAACGCTTGCTGCTCCAGCGCCAGTAACGCCGCCTCAGCGCAATCCACTGCCTGGTAGTCATGTCCACCAATACTCAAGGTATCAGCCAGTGCCTCACGCAGTGCGCGGTCGTCTTCGACCAATAAAATTTTAGCGGCCATGGCGGTTACTCCTGAACAATCATTTGCGCCGTGGTAATCAACGGCAGAATCAATAACGCGCTAGTCCCGCGCCCCGGCTTGGACAGCAACTTCAGTTCACCCTGATGGGCTTTAGCCACAGCCTTTACCACCGCAAGCCCGAGCCCGGTTCCTGTGGTTTTAGTGGTAAAGAATGGCTCACCCAGACGTGCCAGAGTCAGAGCATCAATACCGGGACCGTCATCACTGATACACAGTCGCAGGGTGTTAGCACGGCTGTATAAATGTATTTTCAAACGCGCCTCGCGCCCGGAGGCTTGGATGGCGTTCTCAACCAGGTTCAGCGCGGTGCCGACCAGGGTGTCGCGATTACACAGCAACTCGCCGTTGTAACTGTCGCACTGCCAGCGCACTTGCATGCCCT
Proteins encoded:
- a CDS encoding sigma-54 dependent transcriptional regulator, which encodes MAAKILLVEDDRALREALADTLSIGGHDYQAVDCAEAALLALEQQAFGLVVTDVNMPGMDGHQLLAAIRQRLPQMPVLLMTAFGAVERAVDAMRQGAADYLVKPFESKALLALVDRHARGVIADGDQEGPIAVEPASVQLLDLAARVARSGSTVLITGESGTGKEVLARYIHEQSPRASKPFIAINCAAIPDNMLEATLFGHEKGSFTGAVTSAPGKFELANGGTILLDEISEMPLALQAKLLRVLQEREVERVGGRKPIELDIRVLATSNRDMAGDVAAGRFREDLYYRLSVFPLAWMPLRERPADIVPLAERLLAKHVKKMNHAPVRFSAQAQASLLAHAWPGNVRELDNAVQRALILQQGGWVQPQDLCLAAPVGASSLAHIAVPASPVSMAAPTEVVIEEVTPQESGALGEDLRRREFQVIIDTLRTERGRRKEAAERLGISPRTLRYKLAQMRDAGMDVEAYLYAS